The Funiculus sociatus GB2-C1 genomic interval AACTTCAAAGCATAACAGGTAGAATTGTTAATTTTGCTTTTGATACTATTGGTAGTGTCTTTAATGTGCTGCTTACCGTAGTATTAACTTTTTACCTGATATTAAACGGAGAGCGCCTTTGGGACGGAGTTTTTAAATGGTTTCCTCCTAGCTTTGGAGTCCAAGTGCGACAATCCCTCCGGGAAGATTTCCACAATTATTTCATCGGTCAGGTGACATTAGCAACTATAGTGGGATCTGCTTTAACACTAGCATTTGTAGCTTTAAAAGTGCCTTTAGGACTACTTTTTGGCATTATCATTGGATTTTTTGCTCTTTTCCCTTTCGGTACTGGAATAGGTATCGCTATAGTTAGTCTTTTGGTAGCCTTACAAAACTTTTGGCTAGGCGTAGAAGTTTTAGCTGTAGCCTTTGCTATCGACCAAATAAATGCTAATTTTGTTGCTCCCCGCATTTTGGGTAATTTAACAGGTTTAAATCCGGTTTGGGTAGTTATTTCTTTGCTACTAGGCGGTAAGTTAGGAGGGCTACTGGGCGTTTTGACGGCGGTACCGTTAGCGAGTTTTATCAAGAGTACCGCCGATAACTTGCGCGATGCAAAATTCGACAATTTAGATGCTATTGAGTCCGAATCTACCTCTCTAAATACCCCTCCTGTAATAGCACCTAAAAGCTTAGCTGGGGATGCGGGGAATTGATAGCGATCGCATCCATCAAAAGATTCCATTCTTTAACCTTGAGAGTGTTAAAGAAAAACTTAAAAAATCACACTGTAATCGGCTACGGTTGGCTTATGAAAGGTTGATAAAAAGTTACTACAACAGTGGATTCATCCTGATTACAAATCATTTGAAACCGTCGGTGGGGATAAAGCAATTTCAAACGGGTTTCCCACATCTGGGTTATAGATTGCCCCAAATACAATAAGTTTTCAATACCTACTTTCTCAGCCCCTTGCAAAATGTCATCAATGTGCTGATGGTTCATCACGCGCTCAATCGAAGCGATGTCATTCCCTAGTTCTGTTTTCCACTGTTCGTATACTTGGGTATTGAAGGCTTCAAACAAAAAGATACCGTTTTCATGTTCTACAAAATCTGGCCAAAATAGTTTTGTAAAAGCTATGGCTAATTCGACTCTAGAGACCCTGGAAAGATAGTCCCACAGGGAAAAGTCATCGCCATTTGCTTGTTTCCAACGCTGGAAGTTCTTCAGATGGTCTGTATTTGGATTTAATGATATTTTTTCGGTGAGCATAGTCTTTAAGGTATCTCGTCCGGTGTAGCTGGTCGAGCTGTTTTCTTAGAGTCCGGGTAAATTTTCCCGGCGGGGCTTTTGTTGTGTCTGTATTCAACAACGTGAGGTGTAGGTATACCCGCATGAGCTTTTCCTGTCACGTCTACTCGCTTAATTGCACGTCCATCATCATCGTAGACAATATAGCTTGTGATGTTGCTACCATCCATGCGATATAATATCTCTCTGGCACTAGCTCCGTCGAGCCGGAAATTGCCGCTAACTTGCGTTCCGCTGGCTATGAGGTTGCTAGCTGGAATACCAATCGTCCAGTCAACTGGTTTAGACACCTAAAGATCCTAGCTTTAGTTGAAGATTGTATCATTGTGTTCTGGCTGGATTGAAGCAAGACAGCAACGCTTAATTCTGCTTATATTAGCCCTGATTAAGATACTCTGTAAGAGCAAGGCGATCGTGTCTACTTTGTTACATTTAAATTAGCGATCGCGCTCAGAACTAACTCAACAATCAAACTTCATCGCGATTAATTTCCCTTTGGCGCAACTGTGCTGCTAATTGCTCTGAACGTTCCTCACCAGTCAGAAAAAAAGTATGATTCGCGAAACCAGCCGCTATTTTGCCGTTTTTTGCCGGAATTTCGGTATATTAGGCATTAATGACGGCGCGATGATTTGGCGGTTCGCTCAACTATGTAAACAAACTGCAAGGAACTGCAATCAACTCTTTGCGGTAAAGTCTATAAAGGTTCAAGCATATCGTCAGCGTCTCTATGAGTTACTCTGCGTCTACCCCGACCAATCCCGATCAACCTAAAATCCGTAATGCTGACACGAAAGAGGTAGATCGAAGCAAGCTGAGTAAGATGTATCAGCACTACGTGGAAATCAAGGATAAGTATCCTCATGCGCTGTTGCTGTATCGGGTGGGAGATTTTTTTGAAACTTTTTTTCAGGATGCGATCGCAGTCTCAAGAGAATTAGAACTGGTACTTACCAGCAAGCAAGCGGGAGAAATTGGTAGAGTCCCCATGACTGGCGTACCGCACCATGCTTGGGAACGCTACACTACTCAACTGGTGGAAAAAGGGTATGCGGTGGTTATCTGCGATCAAGTAGAAGACTCCGCTGATACCGATCCCGGAAAGCTGGTGAAGCGGGAAGTAACGCGAGTTATCACCCCAGGTACGTTGCTGGAAGAAGGGATGCTAAATGCTCGTCGCAATAACTACCTAGCAGCGATAGTAATTGCGGGAAATCACTGGGGTTTGGCTTATGCAGATATTTCCACCGGGGAATTTGTAACTACTCAGTCGAGTCAATTGGAGCATTTAACGCAGGAATTGATGCGCTTGCAGCCGTCAGAAGTCCTGATTCCTACTAATGCGCCGGATTTGGGGAGTTTACTGCGACCTGGGGAGAAATCTGAGCATTTACCGGAATATTTACCGCCGTCGTTTTGTTATGCGTTGCGATCGCAAATTCCTTTTACTTCCGGTGAAGCTAGACATAGATTGTTGCAACGGTTTAAAGTGCGGAGTCTTGAAGGCTTGGGTTGCGAACATCTCCCCCTCGCCGTCCGCGCTGCTGGTGGTTTGCTGGAATACCTAGAAGACACGCAAAAAGAAAACCTCGTACCTCTCCAGTTTCTCCGCACCTACACCCTCACAGATTATCTGATTCTCGACCACCAAAGTCGCCGCAACCTAGAAATTACGCAAACGGTGCGGGATGGAACCTTTCACGGTTCTTTGTTGTGGGCGTTGGATAAAACTAGCACGGCGATGGGTGGACGTGCTTTGCGGCGATGGTTGCTACAACCTCTGTTAGATATTAAAGGCATTCGGGCGCGACAAGATACGATTCAAGAATTATTTGAAAATAGTTTTCTCCGCCAAGATTTACGGCAGCTGTTGCGGCAAATTTATGATATAGAACGCTTGACAGGACGCGCTGGCTCTGGTACCGCTAGTGCTAGAGATTTGGTGGCTTTGGCTGATTCTTTGGCAAAATTGCCGGATTTATCCGAATTAGTGGCTGATACTTGCTCTCCCTTTTTGAGAGCCTTGCAGAAGGTACCGCAGGAATTGGAGCATCTGGCAAAAAGACTCAGCGCTCACTTGGTAGAATCGCCTCCTATACATATCAAGGAAGGTGGTTTGATTCGCCCCGGAGTTAATGCCCAGTTGGATGAAATGCGAAGTCTTGCGGTAGAGGATCAGCAATGGGTAGCGAATTTGGAGGTGACAGAGAAAGCTCGGACTGGGATTTCTACGCTGAAGGTGGGCTTTAATAAGACTTTTGGCTATTACATCAGTATTTCCCGCACTAAAGCTGATCAAGTTCCGGATAA includes:
- a CDS encoding AI-2E family transporter, with amino-acid sequence MQSQNKLPRWVVLGLAFPLAVLNGWLLLLVLKYLQPLVSVLVAALLLAFVLDYPIQFLQKRGVKRNTAVVVVSLLAGVILVGLGITLVPLILQQLNELANILPSWIDSGRQQLQTFQNWALEQQLPINLSGLVTQLTDRLSNQLQSITGRIVNFAFDTIGSVFNVLLTVVLTFYLILNGERLWDGVFKWFPPSFGVQVRQSLREDFHNYFIGQVTLATIVGSALTLAFVALKVPLGLLFGIIIGFFALFPFGTGIGIAIVSLLVALQNFWLGVEVLAVAFAIDQINANFVAPRILGNLTGLNPVWVVISLLLGGKLGGLLGVLTAVPLASFIKSTADNLRDAKFDNLDAIESESTSLNTPPVIAPKSLAGDAGN
- a CDS encoding polymorphic toxin type 24 domain-containing protein — its product is MSKPVDWTIGIPASNLIASGTQVSGNFRLDGASAREILYRMDGSNITSYIVYDDDGRAIKRVDVTGKAHAGIPTPHVVEYRHNKSPAGKIYPDSKKTARPATPDEIP
- the mutS gene encoding DNA mismatch repair protein MutS translates to MSYSASTPTNPDQPKIRNADTKEVDRSKLSKMYQHYVEIKDKYPHALLLYRVGDFFETFFQDAIAVSRELELVLTSKQAGEIGRVPMTGVPHHAWERYTTQLVEKGYAVVICDQVEDSADTDPGKLVKREVTRVITPGTLLEEGMLNARRNNYLAAIVIAGNHWGLAYADISTGEFVTTQSSQLEHLTQELMRLQPSEVLIPTNAPDLGSLLRPGEKSEHLPEYLPPSFCYALRSQIPFTSGEARHRLLQRFKVRSLEGLGCEHLPLAVRAAGGLLEYLEDTQKENLVPLQFLRTYTLTDYLILDHQSRRNLEITQTVRDGTFHGSLLWALDKTSTAMGGRALRRWLLQPLLDIKGIRARQDTIQELFENSFLRQDLRQLLRQIYDIERLTGRAGSGTASARDLVALADSLAKLPDLSELVADTCSPFLRALQKVPQELEHLAKRLSAHLVESPPIHIKEGGLIRPGVNAQLDEMRSLAVEDQQWVANLEVTEKARTGISTLKVGFNKTFGYYISISRTKADQVPDNYIRKQTLTNEERYITPELKEREARILTARDDLNRLEYEIFTSLREEVGQYAEQIRTISRAVAAADVLCGLAEVAVYQGYCCPQMVEGREIRIIDGRHPVVEQSLPSGFFVPNSTGLGRREDTNPRGAEDAEEERPDLVILTGPNASGKSCYLRQVGLIQLMAQTGSFVPAKSAILGICDRIFTRVGAVDDLATGQSTFMVEMNETANILNHATAKSLVLLDEIGRGTATFDGLSIAWAVAEYLASEIQSRTIFATHYHELNELASILPNVANYQVTVKELPDQIIFLHQVQPGGADRSYGIEAGRLAGLPAPVIQRAKQVMSQIEKHSKIAIGLRKRGQVEE